One window of Triticum dicoccoides isolate Atlit2015 ecotype Zavitan chromosome 5A, WEW_v2.0, whole genome shotgun sequence genomic DNA carries:
- the LOC119296985 gene encoding calmodulin-like protein 5 — protein MAAGAAAISSEQMSEFREAFAFFDKDGDGCITAEELSTVILSLGQTPTPEELRDMVRDVDADGNGTIEFAEFLALMSRKADADADASDPEEELREAFRVFDKDHDGHISKAELGHVMISLGEKLTDEEVEEMIQEADLDGDGLVNFDEFVRMMMLSDSDQQQH, from the coding sequence atggctGCCGGTGCAGCGGCGATCAGCTCGGAGCAGATGAGCGAGTTCCGGGAGGCCTTCGCCTTCTTCGACAAGGACGGCGACGGCTGCATCAcggcggaggagctgtccacggtcATCCTCTCCCTGGGCCAGACCCCGACGCCCGAGGAGCTGCGGGACATGGTGCGCGACGTGGACGCCGACGGCAACGGCACCATCGAGTTCGCCGAGTTCCTGGCGCTCATGTCCCGCAAGGCCGACGCCGACGCGGACGCCAGCGACCCCGAGGAGGAGCTCCGGGAGGCCTTCCGGGTGTTCGACAAGGACCACGACGGCCACATCTCCAAGGCCGAGCTGGGCCATGTCATGATCAGCCTTGGCGAGAAGCTCAccgacgaggaggtggaggagaTGATCCAGGAGGCCGACCTCGACGGCGACGGCCTCGTCAACTTCGACGAGTTCGTCAGGATGATGATGCTCTCCGACTCCGACCAGCAGCAGCACTGA